One part of the Ziziphus jujuba cultivar Dongzao chromosome 2, ASM3175591v1 genome encodes these proteins:
- the LOC107417938 gene encoding uncharacterized protein LOC107417938 isoform X4, translated as MVLFILIIDQGRDHSAWVYHYRMKMGLLLSCVGEKVFSRCFLFHLCLASFHLSLIFEPERRSCNSEEPLKLYLEEVAMEHHRLALQEDVIHIDQWRGHFAGYFRMTINSFIGGIDAVQGVFEP; from the exons ATGGTgttgtttatattaattattgatcAAGGGAGAGACCATTCTGCTTG GGTGTATCACTACCGAATGAAGATGGGCTTACTTCTTAGCTGTGTAGGTGAGAAGGTGTTTTCCCGTTGTTTTTTGTTTCATCTTTGTCTGGCTTCCTTCCATCTTTCACTCATCTTTGAACCAGAACGCAG GTCTTGTAATTCTGAGGAACCGTTGAAGTTATATTTGGAGGAGGTTGCCATGGAACATCATAGATTGGCTTTGCAAGAGGATGTTATTCATATTGATCAATGGAGGGGCCATTTTGCTGG CTATTTCCGGATGACAATCAACTCATTCATTGGTGGAATAGATGCTGTGCAAGGAGTTTTTGAACCATAA
- the LOC107417938 gene encoding uncharacterized protein LOC107417938 isoform X3: MVLFILIIDQGRDHSAWSCNSEEPLKLYLEEVAMEHHRLALQEDVIHIDQWRGHFAGSKVAASVLWFSTVHNTQLKPCLFPIRHPLHHVFPSSTSSHMICRLEILAVANGSHVCFQYNSSTNLEESLKLYLDFGEAFSGTS; the protein is encoded by the exons ATGGTgttgtttatattaattattgatcAAGGGAGAGACCATTCTGCTTG GTCTTGTAATTCTGAGGAACCGTTGAAGTTATATTTGGAGGAGGTTGCCATGGAACATCATAGATTGGCTTTGCAAGAGGATGTTATTCATATTGATCAATGGAGGGGCCATTTTGCTGG GTCTAAAGTTGCTGCAAGTGTTCTTTGGTTTTCTACAGTCCATAACACGCAGCTCAAGCCTTGCCTGTTTCCAATACGACATCCTTTGCACCATGTTTTTCCTTCCTCGACCTCATCCCATATGATTTGTCGTCTGGAAATCCTG GCAGTGGCAAATGGGTCTCATGTGTGTTTCCAATACAACAGTTCTACTAATTTGGAGGAATCGTTGAagttgtatttggattttggagAAGCTTTCAGTGGAACTTCATAG
- the LOC107417938 gene encoding uncharacterized protein LOC107417938 isoform X2, which translates to MKMGLLLSCVGEKVFSRCFLFHLCLASFHLSLIFEPERRSCNSEEPLKLYLEEVAMEHHRLALQEDVIHIDQWRGHFAGSKVAASVLWFSTVHNTQLKPCLFPIRHPLHHVFPSSTSSHMICRLEILAVANGSHVCFQYNSSTNLEESLKLYLDFGEAFSGTS; encoded by the exons ATGAAGATGGGCTTACTTCTTAGCTGTGTAGGTGAGAAGGTGTTTTCCCGTTGTTTTTTGTTTCATCTTTGTCTGGCTTCCTTCCATCTTTCACTCATCTTTGAACCAGAACGCAG GTCTTGTAATTCTGAGGAACCGTTGAAGTTATATTTGGAGGAGGTTGCCATGGAACATCATAGATTGGCTTTGCAAGAGGATGTTATTCATATTGATCAATGGAGGGGCCATTTTGCTGG GTCTAAAGTTGCTGCAAGTGTTCTTTGGTTTTCTACAGTCCATAACACGCAGCTCAAGCCTTGCCTGTTTCCAATACGACATCCTTTGCACCATGTTTTTCCTTCCTCGACCTCATCCCATATGATTTGTCGTCTGGAAATCCTG GCAGTGGCAAATGGGTCTCATGTGTGTTTCCAATACAACAGTTCTACTAATTTGGAGGAATCGTTGAagttgtatttggattttggagAAGCTTTCAGTGGAACTTCATAG
- the LOC107417938 gene encoding uncharacterized protein LOC107417938 isoform X1, producing the protein MVLFILIIDQGRDHSAWVYHYRMKMGLLLSCVGEKVFSRCFLFHLCLASFHLSLIFEPERRSCNSEEPLKLYLEEVAMEHHRLALQEDVIHIDQWRGHFAGSKVAASVLWFSTVHNTQLKPCLFPIRHPLHHVFPSSTSSHMICRLEILAVANGSHVCFQYNSSTNLEESLKLYLDFGEAFSGTS; encoded by the exons ATGGTgttgtttatattaattattgatcAAGGGAGAGACCATTCTGCTTG GGTGTATCACTACCGAATGAAGATGGGCTTACTTCTTAGCTGTGTAGGTGAGAAGGTGTTTTCCCGTTGTTTTTTGTTTCATCTTTGTCTGGCTTCCTTCCATCTTTCACTCATCTTTGAACCAGAACGCAG GTCTTGTAATTCTGAGGAACCGTTGAAGTTATATTTGGAGGAGGTTGCCATGGAACATCATAGATTGGCTTTGCAAGAGGATGTTATTCATATTGATCAATGGAGGGGCCATTTTGCTGG GTCTAAAGTTGCTGCAAGTGTTCTTTGGTTTTCTACAGTCCATAACACGCAGCTCAAGCCTTGCCTGTTTCCAATACGACATCCTTTGCACCATGTTTTTCCTTCCTCGACCTCATCCCATATGATTTGTCGTCTGGAAATCCTG GCAGTGGCAAATGGGTCTCATGTGTGTTTCCAATACAACAGTTCTACTAATTTGGAGGAATCGTTGAagttgtatttggattttggagAAGCTTTCAGTGGAACTTCATAG
- the LOC132800696 gene encoding putative disease resistance protein RGA1 yields MAEGVVSNVVSSIILKVGSQAFKEIGKFWGLKEEFEKLGKTMEVLVAAILDAEEKRVSNNLVKVWLGRLEDAVGDIDNLLDEFQTEALGRQLMSGNRMTKKVRVFFSNSNQIAFRLKMVRKLEKIKETLKDIKEDSTLEVIGRDDDKMKIVELLLGCGSDQDKDNVSLLPIVRIGGLGKTTLAQLVFNHKMVEKHFEPQIWVCISDAFDLKIILEKMFKSVDGSVQQGLELDQLQKSLRKKLSGKRYLLVLDDMWNEDREK; encoded by the exons ATGGCCGAAGGAGTTGTGTCTAATGTTGTGTCTTCCATCATACTAAAGGTGGGATCTCAAGCTTTCAAAGAGATTGGAAAGTTTTGGGGTCTCAAAGAGGAGTTTGAGAAGCTTGGGAAAACAATGGAGGTGCTGGTAGCTGCAATTCTTGATGCAGAAGAGAAACGGGTCAGTAACAATCTAGTCAAAGTCTGGCTTGGGAGGCTTGAAGATGCAGTTGGAGATATTGATAACTTGTTGGACGAATTTCAAACTGAAGCTTTGGGGCGTCAACTGATGTCTGGGAACAGAATGACTAAAAAGGTACGAGTTTTCTTCTCAAACTCAAACCAAATTGCTTTTCGTTTAAAGATGGTTCGTAAGTTAGAAAAAATTAAGGAGACACTTAAAGATATTAAGGAAGATAGCACCTTAG AAGTTATTGGGAGGGATgatgataaaatgaaaattgttgAACTTTTGTTGGGTTGTGGTTCTGATCAAGATAAGGATAATGTTTCATTGCTTCCCATAGTCCGTATTGGTGGACTAGGAAAAACAACACTTGCTCAGTTAGTTTTCAATCATAAGATGGTTGAGAAACATTTTGAACCGCAAATCTGGGTTTGCATATCTGATGCGTTTGACCTTAAAATAATTCTTGAGAAAATGTTTAAATCAGTAGATGGTTCTGTACAACAAGGCCTTGAGCTAGATCAGCTGCAAAAGTCTCTCCGTAAAAAGCTAAGTGGAAAGAGATATCTTCTTGTATTAGATGATATgtggaatgaagatagggaaaaATGA